CCCGATGGTGGCACCGCCAATGGCCGATGAAACAAACAGCTGAACATCGGCGACCGTCATGCCATAGCGAGCGGCCTTCTCGCGGTTAATATCCACATCGATATAGCGCCCGCCCTGGAGCCGGTCGGACAGCGCCGAAACTACGCCCGGAACGGTGCGCGCCACCACCTCGATTTTACGGGCGATATCATCAATATCAGCAATGCTGGTGCCAGAAACTTTAATGCCTATCGGGCTTTTAATCCCGGTGGAGAGCATATCGATCCGATTACGGATTGGGGGCACCCACAGATTAGCCAGCCCCGGTAGCCGCACCGTTTTATCCAGCTCATCAATGATTTTGTCGATAGTCATCCCCGGACGCCACTCGGATTCAGGTTTGAGCTGGATGGTGGACTCAATCATCTCCAGCGGCGCCGAGTCGGTGGCGGTCTCGGCTTTACCCGCTTTACCAAACACCGAGGCCACCTCTGGCACCGTTTTAATCAGCTTATCGGTAGTTTGCAGGATCTGTGCCGCCTGCCCCGGCGATACGCCGGGTAGCGTCGACGGCATATACAGCAAGTCGCCCTCGTTGATTTTCGGCAGAAACTCACCGCCCACCTTACTCAGCGGCCACAGCACGGTAAAAATCGACAGTAGCGCCACAATCAGCGTCAGCTTCGGCCAGTGCAGCACTTTAAGCAGCAGCGGATGATAGATACGGATCAGTAAGCGGTTAAGCGGGTTGCTGTTTTCCGCAGGGATCCGCCCGCGGATCCAAAAGCCCATTAAAATCGGAATAACCAGGATAGCCAGCAGCGCCGCGCCGGCCATGGCATAGGTTTTGGTAAACGCCAGCGGGCCGAATAATCGCCCTTCCTGACCTTCCAGAGTAAAAATGGGAATAAACGATAGCGTAATGATTAGCAGGCTGATAAACAGCGCCGGGCCAACCGCCACCGAAGCCTCGGTTATCACCTGCCAGCGGGTAGCGTTATCTATGCGCGAGTCCGGATGCCGCTGCTGCCACTCTTCCAGCTGTTTATGCGCGTTTTCTATCATCACAATCGCGGCATCGACCATCGCCCCCACCGCGATGGCAATCCCGCCCAGCGACATAATATTGGCGTTAAGACCCTGAAAATGCATGGCGATAAATGCAATGCACAGACCGAGGGGCAGCGAAATGATTGCCACTAACGCCGAACGCAGGTGCCAGAGGAAAAGCGCACAGACGATAGCCACCACGATAAACTCTTCCAGCAGCTTATGGCTGAGGTTATCCACCGCCCGATCGATTAGCTGGCTGCGATCGTAGGTGGTTACCACTTCCACGCCCGGTGGCAGGCTTTTTTGCAGCGTGGCGAGTTTATCTTTGACCGCCGAGATAACCTCGCGCGCATTTTTGCCGGAGCGTAGCAAAATAATGCCTCCGGCCACCTCACCCTGGCCGTCCAGCTCGGCGATGCCGCGCCGCATTTCCGGCCCCATCTGTACCCGCGCCACATCTTTAAGGTAAACCGGAACGCCGCTGTCGCCGGTTTTAAGGACGATATGGTTGAAGTCATCAATGGTTTTCAGATAACCGCTGGCGCGCACCATATATTCCGCTTCTGCTATCTCGACCGAGGAGCCGCCTGCTTCCTGGTTAGAGGAATCAATGGCCTGTTTAACCGCCGCAAGACTGATGCCATACTGCGCCAGTTTTAGCGGGTTAACCTGTACCTGATACTCTTTAACAACCCCACCTACCGAGGCAACCTCTGCCACATCAGGGATCGTTTTAAGCTCAAATTTCAGAAACCAGTCCTGGAGTGACCGTAGCGCAGCAAGGTCATTTTTGCCGCTGCGGTCAACCAGCGCATATTCGTAGATCCAGCCGACGCCAGTGGCATCCGGGCCAATCTCTGAACTGACGCCCGCCGGGAGCTTGCCCTGAACCTGGTTGAGATACTCCAGAACCCTCGAGCGCGCCCAGTAGAGATCGGTACCGTCCTCAAAGATGACATAGACATAAGAGTCGCCAAACTGAGAGAAACCGCGCACCGTTTTCGCCCCTGGCACCGAAAGCATGGTCGTGGTGAGCGGATAAGTGACCTGGTTTTCTACAATCTGCGGTGCCTGGCCCGGGTAGCTGGTTTTTATAATTACCTGCACATCGGACAGGTCAGGCAGCGCATCCACCGGAGTGTGATAAATCGTCCAGGCCCCCCACACGCTGAGGAACAGCGCGCCGAGCATAATTAAGAAGCGGTTGGCTATCGAGCGGCGAATAATCCATTCAATCATCTGCTATTCCTCAATGCCCGGCGTGAGTCGACGTTTGTGCCGTATCCGCCATCGGGTGGCTGCTCATGTCGGCCTTATCGCCTTTGGGTGCCGCATTACGCTGGCGCATACGTTCCAGCGCGCCGCTAATATTAGCTTCAGAATCAATCAGGTACAGACCATTAACCACTACCGATTCGCCCTCGCTAAGGCCGGAGGCGATACCGGTTTGCTGGCCGGACTCGTGCACTATTTTGATAATTTTCGGTACAAAGCTGCCGTCTGCTGCGACGGTGATCACCCGCTGCTCATTGCCGGTGTCGATAACCGCCTGCGACGGGATAAGCAGCGTTGACGGGCCTCCGGCGCTGAATTTGATGTAAGCATTCATGCCCGGTTTCAGCAGCTCCTCCGGGTTACTGACCTGGAGGCGCACCTGAACGGTACGAGTAGCAGCGTCCACACTTGGCAACGTACGCCACCCTTCGATATGGAAGGTTTTATCCGGGTAAGCCGGAACTGAAACCGCAAACTGCGCAGCGCTTTTAAGCAAATAAGCGGTAGATTCAGGTACTGCGGCGGTTACCCACACCGGGCTCATGCCCTGGATCTGGGCTACAACTTCATCTTTGGAAATATTCATGCCGGTGCGCAGACCAAAGGCGGTAATCACGCCATCAATGGGCGCTTTGATGATGAAACGGGTCTGGATGTTTCGGCTGGCGCGCAGTCGCTGGATGTACTCTTCCGGCATCCCCGCCAGCCGCAGGCGCTCCAGCACACCTGCCAGCTGGTTTTCGCTGCCACCGGTATCGGACAACAGCAAATATTCGCTCTGCGCCTCAACCCATGCCGGGATTGTCACCTCTACTAATGGAGAACCCTTTTTAATCTTATCGCCGATAGTCAGCGGATAGACTTTTTCAATAAAGCCGTCAGCGCGGGCCTGGACAATATCGTATTGATATTCGTTATAACTGACGTTGGCCGGCACGGTCTGGGCGTAATTGAGATAGCCGCGGGTCACTTTTTCGGTGGTCAGGCCGAGATTCTGAACCTGAACCGGATCGATCCGAATACCGCTGCCGTCGGCACCAGCGTTCTGTTGCTCATCGGCATATTTCGGCACCAGATCCATATCCATAAACGGTGATTTGCCGGGTTTATCGAATTTGACGTCTGGTTTCATCGGGTCATACCAGAACAGGACTTTACGCTCTGGCTTTGCGGTGGTTGCAGCGGCGGGAGCATCAGGAGTAAATGCGTGCAAAGCAGCAACGGAGATTATGCCGCCAATGATAAAACTGCCGACTAACGCCGCAGTATATTTTAATTTTAACGAAGCCATAATTATTCCCGTTGCTTAAGTCCGAGGTTTTTTATTAGCTGGCGTAGCTATCTTTTTTATTGCCGGCGGAATTTGATTTATTCCAAAAACCGCCGGATTTGAGGTTGCTGCGATTAATTTATGGCTTAACAACCTGAATATTTTGCAGTAGAGAAATTGCGCCCTGCTGTTCAAAGGAGAAATTAACCCGGTCGCCCACTTTCAATGCGCTAATGCTGGCGTCCTGCTGGATGAAGGTGAAACGCATGGTCATGGCTGGCCAGTTAACGGCAGGAATCGCTTCATGAGCAATAGTGATTTTTTTCTCTTTCAAATCTATGGCCTTAACCACACCACTGGCGTGAATGACCTGCTGCGGGGCTGCGGCTTTCTGTTCCGACATTGCGGCCATTGACATATTTTCCGCAGCCTGTACGCCGCTCATTGCGGCCGTAAACAGAACCGCAGAGAAAACTAATTTTGCTGAAATGCCCATAAAAATAACTCCTTATTCGATTAAATTTAAAACGTTAATTATTCGGTCCAGCCGCCGCCGAGCGCGGTAAAAAGATTGGTCTCGTTGGTCTGACGCGCATATATCAGATCCAGAATCGTCTGCTGAGTGCTAAATAATGAACGCTCGGCATCGAGAATTTCGATATAGCTCACCGCGCCGCTGGCATATAAACCGCGCGCTCGCTGTAAGGTAATTTGCAGCGAGTTGAGATAACGGCGCTGGGCTGCAAGCTGATTGTTGATGCTGTCGCGCAGCGCCAGCGCATCCCGAACCTGTTTGAATGCGGTCTGGATTTTCTGTTCATAGCTGACTACCGACTGCTGCTGGCGCACTTCAGCCAGAGTCAGGTTCGCCGAGTTACGTCCGGCGTTAAAGATTGGTATGTCGATTTTTGGCGTGAAATTCCACAGGCCGCCAGCGGCATCAAACAGGCTGGAAAGTTCGCCGCTATTGCCAGAAGCTCCGCCCGTCAGGGTTATCGATGGGAAGAATGCGGCGCGTGCCGCCCCAATATTGGCATTCGCCGCTTTGAGGGAATCTTCTGCCGCCATAACGTCCGGACGCTGCAACAGAATTTGCGATGATAGGTTGGCGGGCAGCACTACCGGGCGCAGATCTTTGTCGGACTCGGCATCACCCTGCGGTGCGTTGTATACCCCCAGCACCAGTTGCAGCGCGTTGTTGGCCTGGGCCAGTTCGCCTTCACGTCTGGCGATATCAGCCTGGGTACTTTCAATAACGCCTTTAGCCTGCTCCAGAGCCAGCACATTTGTGCTGCCGGTAACCAGCTGGCGTTCGACAAAGGCGTATGACTGGCGATAATTTTGCAATGTCTGGCGCGCAATTTTCAGCTGCTGCCAGGCCAGGCGCTGGTTGAAGTAGCTTTGGGCGACGCTGGCAACCAGCAAAATGTGGACATCGCGTTCAGCCTGCTGGCTGGAGAAGAAGTTTTGGCGATCGGCTTCGCTCAGATTTTTCAAACGGCCAAAGAAATCGAGATCGAAACTGGCATCAAGCCCCGCCGTATACTGTCTTTTAGTGACACTGTCACTCTCAAATCCGCCATTGTAACCGACTGAAGAACTTGCATTTAACTGCGGATAGCGATCGGCATCCGTAACCCGATACTGGGCCCGAGCCTCTTCTACCTTAAGCGCCGCCATGCGCAGGTCGCGGTTGTTCTGCAACGCCACGCCGATAAGGCGCTTTAAGTCGGGATCGGTAAAGAAGGTACGCCAGCCGGTATCCAGGTAACCACTGGCGGCCGGGACCAGGCCGTTGCCCAGTGAGAACTGCTGCGGCACCGGCAGCGCCGGGCGTTGATAGTCCGGAGCCAGCGAAATACAGCCGGTAAGCAACAGTACCGGGCAAATTAACAGTGGTTTTAATTTAAACATGTTGCTTATCGTCCCTGCGAGGTGGAGAAAATATTCCGGGAATTATCGGTTTACGGTGGCTACTTTAACTGCGGGACTCTGTTTGGCCGGTGACAGGTTAATGACAAAACTGTCATTTTCGCCTTCAGGCGTTGCTATCATATTGTGGCGCAATAGAATTAACGCCAGAACGCGCTACGCCGGAGTAATTATGAAAATACTCATTGTTGAAGATGAGTTAAAAACGGGTGAATACCTGAGTAAAGGTCTGACTGAGGCGGGGTTTGTGGTCGATCGTGCCGATAATGGCC
This genomic interval from Salmonella enterica subsp. enterica serovar Choleraesuis contains the following:
- the cusF gene encoding copper ABC transporter substrate-binding protein; the encoded protein is MGISAKLVFSAVLFTAAMSGVQAAENMSMAAMSEQKAAAPQQVIHASGVVKAIDLKEKKITIAHEAIPAVNWPAMTMRFTFIQQDASISALKVGDRVNFSFEQQGAISLLQNIQVVKP
- the cusA gene encoding cation transporter, translating into MIEWIIRRSIANRFLIMLGALFLSVWGAWTIYHTPVDALPDLSDVQVIIKTSYPGQAPQIVENQVTYPLTTTMLSVPGAKTVRGFSQFGDSYVYVIFEDGTDLYWARSRVLEYLNQVQGKLPAGVSSEIGPDATGVGWIYEYALVDRSGKNDLAALRSLQDWFLKFELKTIPDVAEVASVGGVVKEYQVQVNPLKLAQYGISLAAVKQAIDSSNQEAGGSSVEIAEAEYMVRASGYLKTIDDFNHIVLKTGDSGVPVYLKDVARVQMGPEMRRGIAELDGQGEVAGGIILLRSGKNAREVISAVKDKLATLQKSLPPGVEVVTTYDRSQLIDRAVDNLSHKLLEEFIVVAIVCALFLWHLRSALVAIISLPLGLCIAFIAMHFQGLNANIMSLGGIAIAVGAMVDAAIVMIENAHKQLEEWQQRHPDSRIDNATRWQVITEASVAVGPALFISLLIITLSFIPIFTLEGQEGRLFGPLAFTKTYAMAGAALLAILVIPILMGFWIRGRIPAENSNPLNRLLIRIYHPLLLKVLHWPKLTLIVALLSIFTVLWPLSKVGGEFLPKINEGDLLYMPSTLPGVSPGQAAQILQTTDKLIKTVPEVASVFGKAGKAETATDSAPLEMIESTIQLKPESEWRPGMTIDKIIDELDKTVRLPGLANLWVPPIRNRIDMLSTGIKSPIGIKVSGTSIADIDDIARKIEVVARTVPGVVSALSDRLQGGRYIDVDINREKAARYGMTVADVQLFVSSAIGGATIGQTVEGVARYPINVRYPQDLRNSPQALNELPILTPLKQQITLGDVAQVRISSGPSMLKTENARLTSWIYIDARDRDMVSVVQDLNRAINQQVVMKPGVSVSFSGQFELLEHANKKLKLMVPMTIMIIFVLLYLAFRRFDEALLILLSLPFALIGGIWFLYWQGFHMSVATGTGFIALSGVAAEFGVVMLMYLRHAIEDSPELASAETFSRDKLDEALYHGAVLRVRPKAMTVAVIIAGLLPILWGTGTGSEVMSRIAAPMIGGMITAPLLSLFIIPAAYKLIWLNRHRRAAQQ
- a CDS encoding metal RND transporter; this translates as MASLKLKYTAALVGSFIIGGIISVAALHAFTPDAPAAATTAKPERKVLFWYDPMKPDVKFDKPGKSPFMDMDLVPKYADEQQNAGADGSGIRIDPVQVQNLGLTTEKVTRGYLNYAQTVPANVSYNEYQYDIVQARADGFIEKVYPLTIGDKIKKGSPLVEVTIPAWVEAQSEYLLLSDTGGSENQLAGVLERLRLAGMPEEYIQRLRASRNIQTRFIIKAPIDGVITAFGLRTGMNISKDEVVAQIQGMSPVWVTAAVPESTAYLLKSAAQFAVSVPAYPDKTFHIEGWRTLPSVDAATRTVQVRLQVSNPEELLKPGMNAYIKFSAGGPSTLLIPSQAVIDTGNEQRVITVAADGSFVPKIIKIVHESGQQTGIASGLSEGESVVVNGLYLIDSEANISGALERMRQRNAAPKGDKADMSSHPMADTAQTSTHAGH
- a CDS encoding membrane protein, which gives rise to MFKLKPLLICPVLLLTGCISLAPDYQRPALPVPQQFSLGNGLVPAASGYLDTGWRTFFTDPDLKRLIGVALQNNRDLRMAALKVEEARAQYRVTDADRYPQLNASSSVGYNGGFESDSVTKRQYTAGLDASFDLDFFGRLKNLSEADRQNFFSSQQAERDVHILLVASVAQSYFNQRLAWQQLKIARQTLQNYRQSYAFVERQLVTGSTNVLALEQAKGVIESTQADIARREGELAQANNALQLVLGVYNAPQGDAESDKDLRPVVLPANLSSQILLQRPDVMAAEDSLKAANANIGAARAAFFPSITLTGGASGNSGELSSLFDAAGGLWNFTPKIDIPIFNAGRNSANLTLAEVRQQQSVVSYEQKIQTAFKQVRDALALRDSINNQLAAQRRYLNSLQITLQRARGLYASGAVSYIEILDAERSLFSTQQTILDLIYARQTNETNLFTALGGGWTE